GTTGATTATAACATGTAGCATGTTATAATAAAGAACATACCAACAtaacgacgacaacgacggcCAAACCTACAACCGACAGCGCCAACTACAACCAccaatgcaacaacaacaacccctcTACCGATTCTTTTTAGTTGCATCCTTACTGATCCAGCAGGTAATGAACATGATTCGATGGCCTTACAAAATTGATGTAGAAATGACCGagtgaattgaaatttcttttgtttctattaAATCACGAATCTGATTATCTCTAGTCTCTACAAATCCATTGCATCGGGAGCGAAGCGTGTTGCGGAACTGGCACCAATGTGCCATCAGGCCGATCAGGGGGAGGTGTCGTCCAGTCTCGCAACTTTCCGTCCGGAGACTACGGGAATGATTCCACATTTTTCACAGTCGCCATAATCGCGCCAGTAGGAAAGATAATCCAATTGAAATTCGCCACCTTCATTTGTGGAGACTGACCCAAGCTTTGTCTTGgtaaggaaaataaattgaatttcaacagTACTATTCGATGCAGCGATCCAAATTAGTTGGACTTGTCAGGTTGCCGATGGTGTCTAGGGACTCTATTGTTTCCAACAGCCGGAAGCACAATTCCTGCCGCAGTTCCCACGTAACAACCGACGTTATGTCCATCGGCTTTCAATCCCAATACAATTGGCAGGCGACTTTTTCTGTGAcggtaaaatttcatttttcatcaactattcctgtgatttttttcttaattcaaaCGCTCAACATTTTCTTACCTTGACAAGCCAATGGAGTTCTTGTTTCGTTTCCGTTCCAGCAGGTAACGCCCATTTATATATTCgatgaaatcatttgaaatccaATTTGTTAACGGGGAAAAGGtctaagaaaaggaaattttacttttcttatTGTCAGTCAAATGAATCTACGCGTCTGTGGATTGCATGCGACATTCATGGTGCATTTTTCATACAAAAGTGGACCAGCTCCATTCGTCGTACCAAAAAGTATGATGCCATGCCagctgacaattttttttttcttttctaacaggTGTATACCTGGATGTGGACACGTTGTGCTACTAGCTGGGCAATGGAATCAATTTGTACCGAGTTCAATTATAGATCCAACACAAGTGCACCTGCTGGCAATGTGGCATCAGGTGTCTGGCTATTAATGAGCAAATATATTTTGATTCCCTCCATTTTAGAGAATCTGTTGAAGCAAACTGGACTCCGGCCGACCGGATAAAGAGAGGACCGCCCAGTGATGCAGAGACAGGATTCAACGAGAGCTGCGCATCGACTAGGCACGGACAACCTCCTCTCTCTTCGCCATCCAGCAATCCAGTCCAGCAGGTAATACTATTCTTCGCCTAAAGCTTAGACTTGATTTGTCACCGTTGTCTCTTTTAATCGgctttcatttgtttctgATTTGATTTCGACGAGACAAAGTTATTGACGACGAGAATCATGACGAAGAAATCGGGTGCCAGGGTTATGCTGGCCTTCATTTGGTCGTGTTGTTAAGTTATTTTCTCATCTGATTTTATTCTGATACCTCTGAACATaatgaaatgtttcttttatttccagaATTACTTGCTCGAATCCATCCTCCTACTTCCACATCTGCTCAGTTTTTCCTACCACACACTGGGTTCGCTGATCCAAGAAGAAACAACCTAATAAAGTAAATCTTTGATGAAATGCATAATTACACTTCGtaattgcatttttctttatGAACTTTCAGTAGGTGATGACGTCGTTCCATAAAAAAGTGCTCTCTGCCATGAAAGCAATTGATGTCTACTCCCATGACAAAATGTTTTGTAAATTTCCGACTTCACTAAAAGATCAATCGAAAATGGGGCGAAAACTGGAAGCTGGAGTCAAATCGGGCATCAAGCAGCCCGTAGTATCTCCTGATCCAGCTGTTATTTCATTCAATTGATTCACTTCCAGAGTTCAAAAAAGGTATGGAAATTCTTGATCCTCGTATGCCAGGCTCGTGTATTCTAATCATCCTAGAAAATCAGATATTTGCTTCTGTTaacgaaaaatgttttcgtCACCAGAAAGTCACATTGTAAATTTTGGTCGATTGGATAAGTCGTCGTCCTTCTTCCACTTCATCGTCACTGGGCACTGGACCTGCCATCCTCCAGTGACGCAATCATAATAGGTGAGAGAAGTTATGTCAATTGCCAATACTTCcctgttagaaaaaaaagaaacaaataattataGTGGCTTATTCACCGACTCTAAGTGAACTTTTGGAATGACAAATCCAGGCTGGCCTTTTTGGAGATTTTCAAAACGTTTCTCCaagttttgtctttttactTAACAGGTTAACCCCCACAAATCTGTATCGAGCGGAATTTGATatcttttccctttcttaCCTTTTGGCCTTTTCCTTCGTCTCTGTGTACAttcatgtgtgtgtgaatgTATTCACAAGGGCATTCCTTATTTCGATTCCCCCACCTCTCCCACGGAAGCCAATTGCCCATGTCACTGCACAACTTCCGCTACTGGACTCTGAGCGAGAAAACGATTCCAGCGAAATCCAATGGAGGATTCTGCTCCCTTATGCCGATTTTGGAGGCTGGCGGGCTGTGGGGTCCTACCGTGTCTCGCCATTTCCATTCAAACAAAGCGTGCACTGATCCACTGCACTGCGACAGCTACAAGTGGCGGGTTGATACTTCAGTGGTGCCTGAGGAGGTCTTCAGCAGCATTTCCAACTGCGGAACGGATGGACAGGGTGCGATCGTCAAATTCCGATCCATAGACGGGAAACCAGTAAGAATTCGATTTtcctttcttgatttcttgttAATATCTTTCATATGTTATTGAATATCCGAGTCATCAAAAGTGTCGAACAGGACGTTGGTCATCGATTCTGTCAGGAGCTACTTCTCATCAGTGGCTGTTATCGATTTTCATGAGTTGCACCCAGGGATTCCTGCTTTCGTTTTGATTTAAACAAGAACCCAGTGAGTTAACTTTGGTTTCCACCCAGTTCATGCACGCACAGTCATTTAAATCGAACTGCCAAACCGTTGAAATAAGCTACACTCGAGATGTGTCAACTGTTATTATTCATCGTTGTTGTGCGACTCTGATGCTTTAGTGAACGATTCCTTCTTGTTTGATCCATGCAAATTGTGTTGGTCTTGACGCAAAGTTCAGGCCAACTTATTCTCAGTGGTATGGAAggtgttaaaaaaatgatctGTTTGTGGTTGCTGGTAACATTCCCTTTTGTATTCTGATActgatttcaaataattttaagaGCAGGTAATGGAATAAAATACcaagttttctttattttgtcgATAAACAGGTTTTATTCGCGATGCAACATTTGGCTGAGaactggatggatggaagccAATTCTTGTTCCAGCTGTTTGCTGATGCAGGGATGGAAAGGTGACACGAGATACACCAGGTAGGAACCACATCTCACGTATTATTCTTGTGCGATTGTCTGTTGTGAGATTTCAGGATAGATTGAGTCTAAGGGCGACTATTGATGTCAATGTTTCAGATCATGTTTAGCTATTTTCTTTGAACTTATATAGTCAATCAGCGAATACTTCAGAGACTACCACTTTCGTGTCAAAGTATCCCGTTGTTACTGTAATTGTTGAGCTTTGCCAGCGCAAAATGTTGTCGCATTCAAACAGTTTACGTATATTAGGATGATTTGAATCAGGCGTCTCAAGTTTTATCACACGGAATGAATTTTACAGTGTTGTACACCTTAGTAAAGTGATCGATTTCAACACCTTGACATTCATTTCGATCTCCGTAGTATTACGCTTTTTTAGGAAATTGAACTGCGCTTTGAATGTCTGTTGAATCGTAGTGAAACATTTAATCCTAGGTGGAAAAAtcatctttcttttgtttaatccACCCTTTGCATATTTGGCTTTATACCactttgtttgaaattaatCCGCGTTCTCTtgcagacaaaaaagaaatgattgacATAATCAACAAGTATTTTCATCCTTGACACAAAGGTTAATCAATCATTTATTTCGTGGGATCGGATCGGGTTATTTGTTTGGACTTCAAGTAATAAAGACTCGCTAGTTAGGATTTGGGTTGTCAACTGAAACCACTAATTAATTTtggggatttttaaaattgtaattttttttttgtcaaatggATTTTGTAGAAGGTCTAAAATATATCCTCTTCCATTATCCAGCCAGCAAAAGTTGTAGACGGGCCATGATTTGTACCAGTACCACTCTGACTGTGCAATGATCCTTCCTGTAATATCAATCGAATTTGGTCGCCTTTACCAAGTTGCAAAATATTCTGGATCGTCAAAGTATTCAAATTCCATTGACCATAGGCGTGCCCTATTTTTATCCAATTCTTATCATCACCAGTCTTCATCTGAAATTCAACTCGAGCAGAAGAAGCCCGGCCACTCAATCCCGAAAAagcaaagaaatattttcccgATTTAGGCGCTACGAATAATCCATTCGAATGTATGGCATTGCCCACATTCATTCTGATCAGGTTATAGGAGATTTCCTtgttgaaaatagaaaaaccggTCGTTGATTGAGCGTGGAAGTAAACGGGCCCTGATTTAACGTTGACGTAGCCGATCACTTTCTGGAAATCTACAAAACAATTCAATATAGATGGATGGGATGGGAGacgataattaaaaattatttttgtaccCGGATCGTGGTGTTGCTTCGCGAAGTTGCAGTGAACAGTTTCCATGTTGCTTTTTCCCATGATGGAATAGAATCCGCTTTTAATGTGTCCGATTTCTCGGAGGTCGGCACAGGACGCGGGCATTTTACCAATGTCCACAATGGCGCTCGTTCTCTCTGTTTAATAGgcaaaaaagttgatttgaaTGACGATGGTATCGAGAGAAGCTTGGTCTAACGTTTACACCGTACCATTAAAATGTTTGGTCAAATTGAAAACAGTTGTGTTCGTatctataacaaaaaaatatatattaaattGGCAGAAATTCTAAAATGTGAAACGTTCGCCCTTTGACTTTGGTACCGTACCATTTAAATCGTTGATTATATTGAAAACAGTTGCGTTGGTgtctgtaacaaaaaaaattgtatgaaATAGGCGGAAATTCTAAAGCGTGAAACATTCGCCCTTTGACTTAAGTACCGGATTTTGTTAAATaatcttattcttttatttagtcgcatttttttaaatattaccgTTTTGCtgcttttctaatttttcgaTAAGTTTCGAAGCGGATGATAAACGCTTTTGTGTTTCtgtggaaaattgaaaaaaatgtgttatcAATTACGACAATTAATCAAAACGTAGAGAAATTATTAATAGAAATACCTTTTAATTCGTCTTTCAACTCTTGCCACTCGTCCGTGGCTGTCAGCTCAGAGTTTTCTATAAAATGGATGGGAGTTGACAGGACGGCGGTCGAGTAGCGGACGCTCACTTGGCGATCCTGGAAGGATTGCGTGTCCCGCAGTTTTGCCAAATTGACTCTGCTGAGGGCCAGCGGTTTGGGAACGAATTTTTCCCCGTCCCATTCGCCGTGATTTTTACTCTCCTGGAAAAGTTTGTTGATGTCTTCCTTTGTTGTCGAACCGTGGCgggaaaaatcagttttgaaTTTGGATTCGACCGAGCCAATGTCCACGAGACTACCCCCTGCACCTAACTCAAATGTGTTGGTGTTTTGAAACGTGTCGATCAACTTTTTCTGGTCTTCCTTGTCCAATTTATTGTAAATTTCGTTCATTGATTTCGTGGTCTTGTCCGGTCGGTAGTTGTCATCGTTCCAGAAAACCGAGTCCCACATTTTGTCGCTTTGCTCTTTGATGGTCGTCCTGGACGAGACGAGCAAATTCATCAACATGTTGTAGATTTGCGACTCTGAATTTTGGGAAACGACGTCCGAGTCGTCGAAAGTGTCGACCAAGACGTTGGTCATCGATTCCGTCAAAAGTTTCTTCTCATCACTGGCCGTTAGCAGAGCTTCTTTGGTactttcgttgaatttctgcaaCATTTGCGCCATCATTTGTCCGGAGACGATGTTGTCGATGCGGATGACCGTCTGTTTGGTCTGTGACGTCTGCGAAGACAAACTGAAAAGGAGTTTGAAGTCGTTGAATTGCTGAGGTTTGGTCTGCATGGCGGCCGCCAGTTGGTTGCAATCTTCTAGTTGGAAACAGGAAAGTGTCAACTGGAGTGATTTGTCCAGTTGATACGGGAGCCAATTTGATTTCAGTGAGAAGGTGGTGGACGGTGACGTGCTGGCCAGGATCACTTTATCGAATGGGATGACTTGAACCTGATGGGAATCGATTGGCTGACGGAGAAATTCGGTCAAGTATTTGACGACTTCGCTCTCGACTTTTAGGTTCCACATTTCAACGCGGAAACGGACCTCGGGTTGTTTTGTGACGTTGTTGTAGAAACTCGCTGCGCTTTGGTGGTCCAGCAAGGCGGTGAGcgcgtagaaatattttttggcaCTTGCATTTGTCATCGTTGCCTTGTGATTGTTTGCGTGTTCGTAAATGTTGACTCTGAAACTTCCGTGGGGCATAGAACAGAGTTCGCTGGGTGAAATTTGGAGTTTGGCCCATGAAGATGTCGACTCTTCTGATTGGCAGAAAACTCCAACACAAAGTATAAGGAATGCAATCAGGGATTTTATCATCCATTTCGGCGACaaaggatttttcatttttagcaCGTGAATCTCCTACAATTTAGATATATTCCCATAGAGAAAGAAATGTATCAAATTAATTGTTAAAACCTGACTAAATCCTTTCGTTCAAAGATAAATGTACTGGAAAATGACTTActttgcaattttttcgtcaggATTTAAGTAGCGAAGGTTCTTGGTCGGGTTCTACAGTTAACCAACTAATGCAGCTAGCGTCAAGTAGCTATCCGCCTTTAAATACTTCTGTAAACGGAAACAACCTGGATTGCAACAGAGACAAGTGCTAATAATAATAGCCGAGTTGAAATGGTCAATTAGTCTCGTTGCCGGATCAAAATACTGCGCTACTTTTTACTTAATAGAATGATTTTAATCGATGTCATGAGTTTTATCACACGCAAAATGAACTGTACACCTTAGTTGAGTGATCAACAATTTTCTCGACTGAAAGGTTAATCTCCTTTTGACGCTTTTCTGACTTAACGATAACTTAGTCCCTTCATGTTTTAAGACTTTGATAATAGTGTAAAGGTTCTCGAAAAGAACCCTACACTAAATAATAACGAATGTAAAAATGCCGGAGGCGATTTcccaaaaaatgtaaatggtgcattggttttaaaaaaggagtgaGTACATACCAAATATAGGaagagaaaagggaagaaCACTGGATTGATATTGGCTATTCTCAATTGACAGTTCTAACTAACTCAGATCTGGTCTCAGAATAGCAATGCCAATACTAACTTAAAAACATCAACTTTTATGCCCAAACATTTCTATTGCCACGTAGTTGACGTCTAACTACGCAGTTCTAGAAATGATTATGTTACATTTAATGACACGTATACGGAAATGCAATTATAATAAAGTCACGCACTATGAACTCATGGATCCTCCATACGAGTCCCACAAGACGCCAAACGTTCAATCAGCACGTTTGGAACACCTGCAGAGCTCAGATATACGAACAACATGACATCATTAATCAATATAAATCTAGTGCAACATGATCCGTTACAATAGAATGGCACTTTCGCCCAGTTTCAACGCACAGGCCGGGGCAATTTTAAGTTTCATCCAATATTCCATTTTTAGATCTTTATTGCATTTCTAATCTTGTCCGTTTCTATTTACAACTTGATTAGCGTCGGTTTTGAGCCGTGTCCATGGCAATGCAGTCGAGTGATTCTGTACGTCGCAATCCCGCCTATGGTGTAGGCAACCGGAAGCGCCATTCCCGCGGCCAACAATCAACGGGGTGGTCAACAACATCATTTTTAGTTGTTCTGCCTGTCACAAAACGGGCACGGCATTTCTAATTGGCAGTCGTCTTTCACTCGTGACGGTATTTATTCGCAGACATACAGTAAACGATTTCTGTGATGTTTTCCCATACTTATCTTCATGCCATAACGCAGTAGTCCCTTCCCCTTACTTTTTAATGAGCTACTTTTTGCCAATCATTTCATTAACTCTATTCATTGGCCCATTGCTTACTTTTTAGTGACATTTTGATTGAAAGCGCCAATCCAACGTGACGTATACAACGCGGCCGAGAGAATTGCCACCTATAGTTGACTGGCTTCCGTTTGTTCTTGAATGGGTTCAACCGCGGTCCACCATCCAAACCTTCACGTGGGCTGGCGGCCACTTGATGTCGGTAAGTTCGTCCCCTCTCCTGCATCGTCCGAGAAGTTCCAGGTAAATTGCAGCATGAGCTTATTTCGGTGGCAAAACAAATTCATTGTTGGAAGGAAAAGCTTTGAAGTTTGAAAGACAAATTGAAAGACTTCTTGTTCAAAACTTCTTTGACTCATAAACCTCTGATTCTCCCGTAGGAAATGAAGTTCTTTTCGAtcgtcttctttcttttggctgTCGCTGCTGGGGTACGGTAAGCTGTTTTGACTATTTCTCGTTTTATAGATTCAATATTCAACCTCTGGCGCCAAAACATATGCCTCCTCTGGGCCTCCTCCTCTGGGCCTACTATGTCCAAAACAGGAGGCCATTGACGAAATCTGCAATTCCCAGAAGATGACAACCATCAAGTTGATAGCGAGAAGAACTGGCCAGGTCAAACTgccacgacgacaacaacaacggccaAACCAACAACCGTCACGACAACTTCTAGTCCATAGAGCACAACAACCGCAGAGCAACGATTCAAACAACTACAACTACCAAGGCTACAACAACTCCTTTGCCGATTCTTTTTAGTTGTTCTGTTTCTGATCCAGCGGGTAATGAACATCATTCGATTGCCCTAACAAACTTGAGGTTGAAACGACTAagtgaattgaaatttctctCGTTTCAATTGAATCACGAATCTGACCGTCTCTACAAATCCATTGGCGGACGCCTAAAGACTGCGGAACTATGTGCGGCGACGTGACTTCAACGACTTCTGGTGTTGTCCAGTCTCCCAATTTCCCTGGCGAATTGTTAAAGGATTTGCATAGTCGTCATTACCGCGCCGGAAGGATGGATGATCCAATTAAAATTCACCACCTTCAATTTGGAGATCGGCAAAGCCAATGTTGgggtaagaaaaagaaattgaatttcagttTTCGATGCGGCGATTTTATCCGAATTTTATTTGACATTCTCAGGCTAACGATGGTGTTGTGTATCTATCGCCTCCAACAGGCGGAAACACCATTTCTGCCTTCATCCCCGTAACAACCAACGCGATGGGCATCATCTTTTAATATTCTGCCAGTAGTAAACACAATACCTCGACATTCTATTGACGGTCGACTTTTTCTGTGACGGTTAATTTCCATTTGCGTCAGCAATTCCTGATATTAcgatatttttcttgtttcaaacGTTCCCAGAAATAGAGGTCGCTtatgtttaatttaattacgCGGTTTTGCGTTTGATACAACTTTGTAGAGAAAGGTTCATAGGTTCTTAACTTAATTAATGAAACTTCAAGTTGTTTGAAATCAGCTGCTGCCAAAATGACTGTTTCGCCCTGCTGGGTTGGTAGTGGACTAATGGTTAAATCGTACTAAGGCGCTTAGCTTGATTAGTAATAGTTACTGCTTGgtgtaatttcaatttttttattttgtatttgtcCAGTTATTAAACCGAGTGGCgatgcgacgacgacgacgtccttCTCGATTGGCAAACGAATCCCTGGCGAACTCTGCGTCCAGTAGCTCCAGCTGAACATCGTCGTAAAAGTGGCACTGACGACCTGATCCggaagaagaatttgaagAGCAAACTGCGTGAAGGTAAAAAATTAaccttgaaatatttcaatcgcAATATTCAATTAAAAGAGTAAAGAAATGTCCCATGAGTCACAAATCTCTCGAGTTAACAGTCGACTATCTGCTCGAGCACTTTAAAACGTTAAGTAGGTCCtaaacaagaaacaagagACGCACGATAGTCACACTGACCTTTGGGGTTTAGTTTTGAGATTCCCGTTGTATTCGTTTTTCCTATTGCATTCGCAGTATTTCTCGCCTTGCACCTTTTCCAAATGAACCTTGAAAGAAAGAGAGTGACGTAAGCCACGAGCAGAAAATAAGTTCGCCCTCCCTTTTATCGATTGACGTAATGATCAGGGCGCGGTGTGGCCTCGAATTCTTTCACCTTGActcatattttctttttgtttgctgcAAACTCTGTTCCAGTTGCATCCCATCCACGGTGCCGATGCGTTGGTTGCGATTCACTTCCTCCATGTTTCGAGTCgtcttattttcaaatcgaattttgttttctgattGTCTTGTGAAATATTTCTATTGAATTTATCCGGTGTTCTGATTGTGTTATGGTCATTTCTATTGAAGGAAGAGGAGAAAATGGTGAACCTTTGACGGTTGTGTACGGTGTTTGCTGTCAATGACCACTTCTCCATTCCACTAGAATCGTGAGAATTCGGCTCTGCCCACGTCAGTTAGAAACAGTAGCATGTCGGAGGAGAGGAGTTGGCGCATCACCAAGTGAATCACGATACCTCTACGGCTGTAGTTGCTGCTCTCCCAAGGTAAGaagttcaattcatttttatttttggagtGTGGGCGTGAAGCATTTGCACACTTGTAGTTGTGGGTTGGCCATTTTGCGAAAAGTTGATGGTAATGTTGgcagttatttctttttatttataacttAATTAGCGTCGGTCTCGAGCCGTGTCCATCTCAACGCAGTCGAGTGACTCTGCGTCCCACACCTAAAAGACTTGTGTACAATGTTGATTTTTCAACGCTAAAAATCCCTttcttttgccatcgaaaattGGGAACTGAAATTTTGAGCGCATCAATTTGGTTCCATGCCCCATCTAGTCTCTTTTGTTCCATAATGTTAGTAAATATTATAGATATTCCATTCttggtttagttttttttccttttcgggAAACATTTGGATTTCGTGGGTGTGAACTGTGATGGGGCCCTGTGAGTTACCAAcaaggaaaatcaaaatcctAAAAACTTATCCCGTTGCTGTGTTTGATTGCCATTTTCATAAGTTGCCAAAAATTGGTTAACTTAGCCAACAAGTTTTTTCATCCTTGACACAAAGGTTAATCGATAACAATTTATTTCTGTTCATGGGACATTGGGATGGGATCggattatttgtttaaactttgaaaatctcaaaCAAGATTCGCGAGTGTGGAtttcaatttggaaatttcaagaaatggatcattttgggaatttttttgcTCACCAaattgcttttgtttttctcaaatgaattttgaagGGGGCCTTGTTTAAAAGATGTTTTCTTCCATTAGCCAGCCAGAAAAACTTGTAATCGGGCCAAAAGGTGTATCACTGTGCAATACTCCGTCCTGTAACATCAATCGAATTTGGTCGCCTCTACCAAGTTGCAAAATGTACTGGAGCGTCAAAGTTTGATAATTCTTTTGACCAAAGGCGTGCCCTAATTTTATCCAATTCGAATTGACACCAGTCCTCATCTGAAATTCAACTCGAACATAATTATCTGGACTCAATCCCGTAAAagcaaagaaatattttcccgATCTAGGCGCTACGAATAATCCACTGGAACTAATGGCATTGCCCACATTCATTCTGATCAGGTTAAAGGGAATTGCCGTGTTGACACTTCGAAAACTGGTCGTTGATTGAGCGTGGAAGTAAACGGGTCCTGATTTAACGACGAAGGAGCCGATCACTTTCTGGAAATCTACAAAACAATTCAATATAGATGGATGGGATGGGAGACtataattcaaaattatttttgtaccCGGATCGCGTTGTTGCTTTGCGAAGTTGCAGTGAACAGTTTCCATGTTGCTTTTTCCCATGATGGAATAGAATCCGCTTTTAATGTGTCCGATTTTTCGGAGGTCGGCACAGGACGCGGGCATTTTACCAATGTCGACAATGGCGCTCGTTCTCTCTATTTAATAGGGAAAAAAGCTTAATGCGAATTAAGAGAATTGGTCAAACGTTATTTGTACCGTACCATTTACATCGttgattaaattgaaaacagtTGCGTTCGTATctgtaagaaaaatattttataaaatatgCCAAACATTCGTCGTTTGGCTTTAGTACCGGATTTTGTTAAATaatcttattctttttatttagccacattttttaaaaggttacCGTTTTGCtgcttttctaatttttcgaAAGTGATGCGCCTCTTTGTTAAAAGTTTCAAAGCGTATGATAAACGATTTTGTGTTTCTGTGGAAAattgaaaccattttttatcaattacGACAGTTAATCGAATCTTACACAGAAATATTCATAGAAATACCTTTTAATTCGTCTTTCAACTCTTGCCATTCATCCGTGGCTGTCAGCTCAGAGTTTTGTAGGAAATGGATGGGAGTTGACAGGACGGCGGTCGAGTAGCGGACGCTCACTTTGCGATCCTGGAAGGATTGCGTGTCCCGCAGTTTTGCCAAATTGACTCTGCTGAGGGCCAGCGGTTTGGGAACAAATTTTTCACCGTCCCATTCGCCGTGATTTTTACTTTCCTGGAGAAGTTTGTTGATGTCTTCCTTTGTTGTTGAACCGTGGCGGGaaagttcttttttgaattttgttttaaacgagGTAATGCCCAGGATACTAACTCCTGCGCCAAACTCAAATGTGTTGGTATTTTGGAACGTgtcaatcaactttttctgttcttCCTTGTCCAGTTTATTGTAAATGTCGTTCATTGTTTTCGATGTCTTGTCTGGTCGGTAGTTGTCTTCGTTCCAAAAAACCGAGTCCCACATTTTGTCGCTTTGCTCTTTGATGATGTTCCTGGACGAGACGAGCAAACTCTTCAACATGTTGTAGATTTGCGACTCTGAATTTTGGGAAACGACGTCCGAGTCGTCGAACGTGTCGACCAAGACGTTGGTCATCGATTCCGTCAGGAGTTTCTTCTCATCACTGGCTGTTAGCAGAGCTTCTTTGGTactttcgttgaatttctgcaaCATTTGCGCCATCATTTGTCCGGAGACGATGTTGTCAATGCGGATGACCGTCTGTTTGGTCTGCGACGTCTGCGAAGACAAACTGAAAAGGAGTTTGAAGTCGTTGAATTGTTTGGGGTTGGTCCGCATGGCGGCCG
The sequence above is drawn from the Daphnia pulicaria isolate SC F1-1A chromosome 1, SC_F0-13Bv2, whole genome shotgun sequence genome and encodes:
- the LOC124345645 gene encoding uncharacterized protein LOC124345645; the protein is MKNPLSPKWMIKSLIAFLILCVGVFCQSEESTSSWAKLQISPSELCSMPHGSFRVNIYEHANNHKATMTNASAKKYFYALTALLDHQSAASFYNNVTKQPEVRFRVEMWNLKVESEVVKYLTEFLRQPIDSHQVQVIPFDKVILASTSPSTTFSLKSNWLPYQLDKSLQLTLSCFQLEDCNQLAAAMQTKPQQFNDFKLLFSLSSQTSQTKQTVIRIDNIVSGQMMAQMLQKFNESTKEALLTASDEKKLLTESMTNVLVDTFDDSDVVSQNSESQIYNMLMNLLVSSRTTIKEQSDKMWDSVFWNDDNYRPDKTTKSMNEIYNKLDKEDQKKLIDTFQNTNTFELGAGGSLVDIGSVESKFKTDFSRHGSTTKEDINKLFQESKNHGEWDGEKFVPKPLALSRVNLAKLRDTQSFQDRQVSVRYSTAVLSTPIHFIENSELTATDEWQELKDELKETQKRLSSASKLIEKLEKQQNDTNATVFNIINDLNDTNTTVFNLTKHFNERTSAIVDIGKMPASCADLREIGHIKSGFYSIMGKSNMETVHCNFAKQHHDPDFQKVIGYVNVKSGPVYFHAQSTTGFSIFNKEISYNLIRMNVGNAIHSNGLFVAPKSGKYFFAFSGLSGRASSARVEFQMKTGDDKNWIKIGHAYGQWNLNTLTIQNILQLGKGDQIRLILQEGSLHSQSGTGTNHGPSTTFAGWIMEEDIF
- the LOC124345613 gene encoding uncharacterized protein LOC124345613; this encodes MEINLNGRRFTYQKMKNPLSPKWMIKSLIAFLILCVGVFCQSDESTSSWAKLQISPSELCSMPYGSFRINIYEHANNHKATTTNASVKKYFYAPIALLDHQSAKSFFNNVTKQPEVRFRVEMWNPKVESKVVNYLTEFLSQPIKSNQVQVIPFDKVILASTSPSATFTLKSNWLPYQLDKWLQLTLSCFHQRDCNQLAAAMRTNPKQFNDFKLLFSLSSQTSQTKQTVIRIDNIVSGQMMAQMLQKFNESTKEALLTASDEKKLLTESMTNVLVDTFDDSDVVSQNSESQIYNMLKSLLVSSRNIIKEQSDKMWDSVFWNEDNYRPDKTSKTMNDIYNKLDKEEQKKLIDTFQNTNTFEFGAGVSILGITSFKTKFKKELSRHGSTTKEDINKLLQESKNHGEWDGEKFVPKPLALSRVNLAKLRDTQSFQDRKVSVRYSTAVLSTPIHFLQNSELTATDEWQELKDELKETQNRLSYALKLLTKRRITFEKLEKQQNDTNATVFNLINDVNERTSAIVDIGKMPASCADLRKIGHIKSGFYSIMGKSNMETVHCNFAKQQRDPDFQKVIGSFVVKSGPVYFHAQSTTSFRSVNTAIPFNLIRMNVGNAISSSGLFVAPRSGKYFFAFTGLSPDNYVRVEFQMRTGVNSNWIKLGHAFGQKNYQTLTLQYILQLGRGDQIRLMLQDGVLHSDTPFGPITSFSGWLMEENIF